A region from the Synergistaceae bacterium genome encodes:
- the rsmA gene encoding ribosomal RNA small subunit methyltransferase A, with product MIKTLKRFGQNFLIDKNILAFIITRAGLSESDCILEIGAGEGVLTREILAKKVKCLHTIEIDERLKPSLEEIAVNNPALNLHWGDAVKFDYDSLRPFPNKVVANIPYNITTPLIRELIKYPEIKYYLLMLQKESAERITAKPDTKARYPLGVIIESMGRAEIVHRVSRNCFKPVPKVDSALVEIVINKNFELARDNLFSDLLHKGFAHRRKTLLNNLRGFMNIEDWREILKDSASLRAEDLTCEKWLEIYRDLTAHIIPILCS from the coding sequence ATGATAAAGACTCTAAAACGTTTCGGGCAGAATTTCTTAATCGACAAAAATATTTTAGCTTTCATCATAACGCGTGCAGGTTTAAGCGAGTCAGACTGTATTCTCGAAATAGGCGCAGGAGAAGGAGTCTTGACTCGTGAGATTCTCGCAAAAAAAGTTAAATGCCTTCACACTATAGAAATTGACGAGAGATTAAAGCCTTCACTTGAAGAAATTGCGGTAAATAATCCCGCTTTAAATCTTCACTGGGGCGACGCAGTAAAATTTGATTATGACTCATTGAGGCCGTTTCCTAATAAAGTCGTCGCAAATATCCCGTACAATATTACAACGCCTTTAATACGCGAATTAATAAAATATCCGGAAATAAAATATTACTTGCTCATGTTACAGAAAGAGTCAGCCGAACGAATCACGGCCAAGCCCGACACTAAAGCGCGTTATCCTTTGGGCGTAATTATTGAGTCAATGGGGCGCGCAGAAATTGTGCACAGGGTCTCGCGAAATTGCTTTAAACCTGTTCCGAAAGTTGACTCGGCACTCGTTGAGATCGTGATAAATAAAAATTTTGAGCTTGCAAGAGATAATTTATTCAGCGATTTATTACACAAAGGATTTGCGCACAGACGGAAGACTCTATTAAATAATTTGCGGGGATTCATGAATATTGAAGATTGGCGGGAGATTCTGAAAGATTCTGCGAGTTTGAGAGCTGAAGATTTGACGTGCGAAAAATGGCTTGAAATTTATCGTGATTTGACAGCTCACATAATTCCGATCCTATGCAGTTAA